The Streptomyces achromogenes genome window below encodes:
- a CDS encoding acyltransferase family protein, whose protein sequence is MSQTDVKVSALPDAPDAPGTVPPRQSRGNRLYALDALRVIAALSVLIFHFTGVDAATKANWGVNPKALFPSIFPYTSYGSYGVQLFFIISGFVICLSAWNRTPGQFVQARFLRLFPAYWFSVVVAVVVWRALPDGARKAPSVSDSLTNLTMFQVPLSARHLVGAYWTLWVELTFYLIFLVVLWKGLDYVRVSVFCWLWLLASVLVQEEKFPLLGIFAQPLNTALFVSGIAMYLMYRFGPDLKLWGLLGASWLVMQSDLVQHADHLRHDKGMDRSPYVALALVTVFYLLVLAVALHKLDRIGWKWLSTAGALVYPLYLLHEELGWAMIRTLYGHVGAWATLAITTVSLIVLAWLVHRFVEKPSQRWLRARLDKESRGRAAAAEA, encoded by the coding sequence ATGTCCCAGACCGACGTCAAGGTCTCGGCCCTGCCGGACGCGCCCGACGCACCCGGAACCGTGCCGCCACGGCAATCCCGGGGCAATCGGCTCTACGCACTGGACGCGCTGCGCGTCATAGCCGCGCTCTCGGTGCTGATATTCCACTTCACCGGCGTGGACGCGGCGACCAAGGCGAACTGGGGCGTCAACCCCAAGGCGCTGTTCCCGTCGATCTTCCCGTACACCTCGTACGGCTCCTACGGTGTGCAGCTTTTCTTCATCATCAGCGGATTCGTCATCTGCCTGTCCGCCTGGAACCGCACTCCCGGCCAGTTCGTGCAGGCCCGGTTCCTGCGGCTCTTCCCCGCGTACTGGTTCTCGGTCGTCGTCGCCGTCGTCGTCTGGCGGGCGCTGCCCGACGGCGCCCGCAAGGCCCCGAGCGTCAGCGACTCCCTCACCAACCTCACGATGTTCCAGGTGCCGCTCTCGGCCCGGCACCTCGTCGGTGCCTACTGGACGCTGTGGGTGGAGCTGACCTTCTACCTGATCTTCCTCGTCGTGCTCTGGAAGGGGCTCGACTACGTCCGCGTCTCGGTCTTCTGCTGGCTGTGGCTGCTCGCGAGCGTCCTGGTACAGGAGGAGAAGTTCCCGCTGCTCGGGATCTTCGCGCAGCCGCTCAACACCGCGCTGTTCGTGTCCGGCATCGCGATGTACCTGATGTACCGGTTCGGTCCGGACCTCAAGCTGTGGGGGCTGCTGGGCGCGAGCTGGCTGGTGATGCAGAGCGACCTCGTGCAGCACGCGGACCATCTGCGCCACGACAAGGGCATGGACCGCTCCCCGTACGTCGCCCTCGCCCTGGTCACCGTCTTCTACCTGCTGGTTCTCGCGGTCGCCCTGCACAAGCTCGACCGGATCGGCTGGAAGTGGCTGTCCACGGCGGGCGCCCTGGTCTACCCGCTGTACCTGCTCCACGAGGAGCTGGGCTGGGCGATGATCCGCACGCTGTACGGGCACGTCGGGGCGTGGGCCACGCTGGCCATCACCACGGTGTCGCTGATCGTGCTGGCGTGGCTGGTCCACCGGTTCGTCGAGAAGCCGTCCCAGCGCTGGCTGCGCGCCCGCCTGGACAAGGAGTCCCGGGGGCGCGCCGCGGCGGCGGAGGCCTGA
- a CDS encoding nucleotide sugar dehydrogenase — protein sequence MNICVVALGKIGLPLAVQFAAKGHRVIGADVNEKVVELVNAGVEPFPGEHDLDVKLKQAVDAGLLSATTDTASAVAESEAVVVVVPLFVDAEGVPDFGWMDAATKAIAQGLKPGTLVSYETTLPVGTTRTRWAPMLAEGSGLTAGEDFHLVFSPERVLTGRVFADLRRYPKLVGGIDEASGARGVEFYEQVLDFDERTDLPQPNGVWDLGTAEASELAKLAETTYRDVNIGLANQFARFADSNGIDVKKVIEACNSQPYSHIHQPGIAVGGHCIPIYPRMYLWNDPAATVVRSAREANAAMPDYAVDLLAAAYGDLNGVNVLVLGAAYRGGVKETAFSGVFPTVAALKARGAVPFVSDPMYTSEELTAHGLTPHAGEKVTAAILQADHAEYRSLTPADLPDVTVLVDGRRTTDPEAWKGVRRVVIGG from the coding sequence GAGCTGGTCAACGCCGGCGTCGAGCCGTTCCCCGGTGAGCACGACCTGGACGTCAAGCTGAAGCAGGCGGTCGACGCCGGTCTGCTGAGCGCGACCACGGACACCGCCTCCGCGGTGGCCGAGTCCGAGGCCGTCGTCGTGGTCGTGCCGCTGTTCGTCGACGCCGAGGGCGTCCCGGACTTCGGCTGGATGGACGCGGCGACCAAGGCGATAGCCCAAGGCCTCAAGCCCGGCACGCTCGTCTCCTACGAGACGACCCTCCCGGTCGGCACCACCCGTACCCGCTGGGCGCCCATGCTGGCGGAGGGCTCGGGCCTCACCGCGGGCGAGGACTTCCACCTGGTGTTCTCCCCGGAGCGCGTCCTGACCGGCCGGGTCTTCGCCGACCTGCGCCGCTACCCCAAGCTGGTCGGCGGCATCGACGAGGCGTCCGGCGCCCGCGGCGTGGAGTTCTACGAGCAGGTCCTCGACTTCGACGAGCGCACCGACCTGCCGCAGCCCAACGGCGTGTGGGACCTGGGCACCGCCGAGGCCTCCGAGCTGGCCAAGCTCGCCGAGACGACCTACCGGGACGTCAACATCGGCCTCGCGAACCAGTTCGCGCGCTTCGCCGACAGCAACGGCATCGACGTCAAGAAGGTCATCGAGGCCTGCAACTCGCAGCCCTACAGCCACATCCACCAGCCGGGCATCGCGGTCGGCGGCCACTGCATCCCGATCTACCCGCGGATGTACCTGTGGAACGACCCGGCCGCCACCGTCGTGCGCTCCGCCCGTGAGGCGAACGCCGCGATGCCGGACTACGCGGTGGACCTGCTGGCGGCCGCCTACGGTGACCTGAACGGCGTGAACGTGCTGGTGCTGGGCGCCGCCTACCGCGGCGGCGTGAAGGAGACGGCCTTCTCGGGCGTCTTCCCGACCGTCGCGGCCCTCAAGGCGCGCGGCGCGGTCCCGTTCGTCTCGGACCCGATGTACACGAGCGAGGAGCTCACCGCGCACGGCCTCACCCCGCACGCGGGCGAGAAGGTCACCGCGGCGATCCTGCAGGCCGACCACGCCGAGTACCGCAGCCTGACCCCGGCCGACCTGCCGGACGTCACGGTCCTCGTCGACGGCCGCCGCACCACCGACCCGGAGGCCTGGAAGGGCGTCCGCAGGGTCGTCATCGGAGGCTGA
- a CDS encoding acyltransferase, whose protein sequence is MNYRVQPSAQVDERAEIGAGSSVWDLAQIREGARLGEGCVVGRGAYVGSGVRMGDNCKLQNYALVYEPAELGDGVFIGPAVVLTNDHNPRSVDPDGKQKRGGDWEAVGVKIADGASIGARAVCVAPITIGRWAMIAAGAVVTKDVPDFGLVVGVPARRIGWVGRAGVKLVERAGEADVWECPRTGELYDEKDGVLTERV, encoded by the coding sequence GTGAACTACAGGGTCCAGCCGAGCGCGCAGGTCGACGAGCGTGCCGAGATCGGCGCCGGCAGCAGTGTCTGGGACCTCGCGCAGATCCGTGAGGGCGCGCGCCTCGGTGAGGGTTGCGTGGTCGGCCGTGGCGCGTACGTCGGCTCGGGTGTGCGGATGGGCGACAACTGCAAGCTGCAGAACTACGCGCTCGTCTACGAGCCCGCGGAGCTCGGCGACGGTGTCTTCATCGGCCCGGCCGTGGTCCTCACCAACGACCACAACCCCCGTTCCGTGGACCCCGACGGCAAGCAGAAGCGCGGCGGCGACTGGGAGGCCGTCGGTGTGAAGATCGCCGACGGCGCGTCGATCGGGGCCCGCGCCGTGTGCGTCGCGCCGATCACCATCGGCCGCTGGGCCATGATCGCCGCCGGCGCGGTCGTCACCAAGGACGTCCCGGACTTCGGCCTGGTCGTCGGCGTTCCCGCACGGCGGATCGGCTGGGTCGGCCGGGCCGGCGTCAAGCTGGTCGAGCGCGCGGGCGAGGCGGACGTCTGGGAGTGCCCGCGGACCGGCGAACTGTACGACGAGAAGGACGGCGTCCTCACCGAGCGCGTCTGA